One segment of Phragmites australis chromosome 13, lpPhrAust1.1, whole genome shotgun sequence DNA contains the following:
- the LOC133889211 gene encoding SUMO-conjugating enzyme SCE1-like isoform X2: protein MASGGGIARGRLAEERKSWRKSHPHGFVAKPETLPDGSVNLMVWNCVIPGKEGFLSGMETFNHSEADSYRHPGPV, encoded by the exons ATGGCGTCCGGAGGAGGCATCGCCCGCGGCCGCCTCGCCGAGGAGCGCAAGTCGTGGCGCAAGAGCCACCCCCAT GGATTCGTGGCCAAGCCGGAGACGCTGCCGGATGGGTCCGTCAACCTCATGGTCTGGAACTGCGTCATCCCCGGCAAGGAAGGC TTTCTTTCAGGCATGGAAACCTTCAATCACAGTGAGGCAGATTCTTATAGGCATCCAGGACCTGTTTGA
- the LOC133889211 gene encoding SUMO-conjugating enzyme SCE1-like isoform X1, whose product MASGGGIARGRLAEERKSWRKSHPHGFVAKPETLPDGSVNLMVWNCVIPGKEGAWKPSITVRQILIGIQDLFEYPNPASYAQDICYQLFKKFLIYLNFL is encoded by the exons ATGGCGTCCGGAGGAGGCATCGCCCGCGGCCGCCTCGCCGAGGAGCGCAAGTCGTGGCGCAAGAGCCACCCCCAT GGATTCGTGGCCAAGCCGGAGACGCTGCCGGATGGGTCCGTCAACCTCATGGTCTGGAACTGCGTCATCCCCGGCAAGGAAGGC GCATGGAAACCTTCAATCACAGTGAGGCAGATTCTTATAGGCATCCAGGACCTGTTTGAGTACCCAAATCCAGCCTCCTACGCACAGGATATCTGTTATCAACTCTTTAAAAAGTTCTTAATATACTTGAACTTCCTGTAG
- the LOC133888610 gene encoding scarecrow-like protein 8, with amino-acid sequence MEPGAPWRDPRQGYAYGLGSAIQLPLQQQQRSDAVAAGGVLKRSLGELERWQHQQQHQVAMQQELYLRAVRQRTAAAVAVSPLTSAHIAAVLGGTPTHSLVLPGSSFGGALASPSSTLSSLTTASRSAVPLMQPQLQRQVPLVTSSLQTQTLGVSRASVPSATSSELFILQELEKRLLGDDDEPVAAMSGTGSAVTNSEWEQTIQQLTSITAAPSPGLPATATPKNNTNAVMTGSPSNSSSSTASSSASCSPPTPGTASRQLLSEAAVAIADGNLETAVTHLAAIKRVANQHGDAEQRLIAMMVAALYSRIAPSASAQAQHVAEFCGAEQRAGSQLLHDISPCFRLALHAANVAIVEAVGDHRAVHLVDFDVSAPQHAALIQYLADRRVPGTSLKVTAVTDPTSPFTQSLTATLPTVGERLKKLAERAGIEYRFEVVSCRAAELDASKLGCEPGEALAVNLALALSHVPDESVSPANPRDELLRRVRALGPQVVTLVEQELNTNTAPLAARFSDACSHYGAILDSLDTTLGRESADRARAESALAKKAANAVGREGPDRLERCEVFGKWRARFGMAGFRLVALGAGIADQVVARVGPAPPGFTVKAENGVLRLGWMGRVVTVVSSWR; translated from the coding sequence ATGGAGCCAGGTGCGCCGTGGCGCGATCCGCGCCAGGGGTATGCCTACGGGCTCGGATCAGCGATACAGCTgccgctgcagcagcagcagcggtccGACGCGGTCGCCGCGGGAGGTGTGCTCAAGCGGAGCCTAGGCGAGCTGGAGAGGTggcagcaccagcagcagcaccagGTGGCGATGCAGCAGGAGCTCTACCTCCGCGCCGTGAGGCAGCGCACGGCTGCAGCGGTGGCCGTCTCGCCGCTCACCTCGGCGCACATCGCCGCCGTGCTAGGCGGTACCCCGACTCATTCTTTGGTTCTCCCCGGGTCTAGCTTCGGAGGGGCCCTCGCGTCGCCCTCGTCGACGCTGTCGTCTCTCACGACCGCGTCCAGGTCGGCGGTGCCGTTGATGCAGCCGCAGCTGCAGCGGCAGGTGCCGCTCGTGACGTCTTCGTTGCAGACGCAGACCCTCGGTGTGTCGAGGGCATCGGTTCCTTCGGCGACATCGAGCGAGCTGTTCATTTTGCAGGAGCTGGAGAAGCGGCTGCtaggcgacgacgacgagcctGTGGCGGCGATGAGCGGGACGGGCTCCGCCGTGACCAATTCAGAGTGGGAGCAAACGATACAGCAGCTTACCTCCATCACCGCCGCGCCGTCGCCTGGGCTCCCTGCAACGGCGACCCCAAAAAATAATACCAACGCGGTGATGACGGGGTCGCCATCGAACTCGTCCTCCTCCACGGCGTCTTCGTCTGCGTCCTGCTCGCCGCCGACCCCTGGGACCGCATCGCGGCAGCTACTATCCGAAGCCGCGGTTGCTATCGCCGACGGCAACCTTGAAACGGCGGTCACTCATCTGGCCGCTATCAAGCGCGTGGCCAACCAGCACGGTGACGCGGAGCAGCGGCTGATTGCCATGATGGTGGCCGCTCTGTACTCCCGCATTGCTCCGTCCGCCTCCGCTCAAGCTCAACACGTCGCCGAGTTCTGCGGCGCCGAGCAACGCGCCGGGTCGCAACTCCTCCACGACATCTCCCCCTGCTTCCGCCTCGCCCTCCACGCCGCCAACGTCGCCATCGTCGAAGCAGTTGGCGACCACCGCGCCGTCCACCTCGTCGACTTCGACGTCAGCGCCCCTCAGCACGCGGCCCTCATCCAGTACCTCGCTGACCGCCGCGTGCCGGGAACCTCCCTGAAGGTCACCGCCGTCACCGACCCGACCTCACCGTTCACGCAGTCTCTAACTGCAACGCTCCCCACCGTTGGGGAGCGGCTCAAGAAGCTCGCGGAGCGAGCCGGCATAGAGTACCGCTTTGAAGTGGTCAGCTGCAGAGCAGCAGAGCTGGATGCTTCCAAGCTGGGCTGCGAGCCCGGGGAGGCACTGGCCGTCAACCTGGCCTTGGCGCTCTCGCACGTTCCCGACGAGAGCGTCTCTCCGGCGAACCCCCGcgacgagctcctccgccgGGTGCGCGCGCTGGGCCCGCAGGTGGTGACCCTCGTCGAGCAGGAACTGAACACGAACACGGCCCCGCTGGCCGCACGCTTCTCCGACGCGTGCTCGCACTACGGCGCCATCCTGGACTCGCTGGACACGACGCTGGGGCGGGAGAGCGCGGACAGGGCCCGCGCCGAGTCTGCCCTGGCGAAGAAGGCGGCGAACGCGGTGGGCCGGGAGGGCCCCGACCGGCTGGAGCGGTGCGAGGTCTTCGGCAAGTGGCGCGCCAGGTTCGGCATGGCGGGGTTCCGGCTGGTGGCGCTCGGCGCGGGCATTGCGGACCAGGTCGTGGCCCGCGTCGGCCCGGCCCCTCCCGGGTTCACCgtgaaggcggagaacggcgttCTCCGCCTCGGGTGGATGGGGCGCGTGGTGACCGTCGTCTCCTCCTGGCGCTAG
- the LOC133888655 gene encoding BTB/POZ domain-containing protein At1g63850-like, whose translation MAASSRSRPLPKPSSPSHLDLLDLASSWCCTPHGLGGHAPSSSASSPARAGGDPIPMDPPPQPPASSSYATPPPYPPSYPSSYTKFNSALNAGLLNPMSPPPLPLDKTRSSPTLFDMMANEQDYHPRTAAAIHSIPAPPQPHHPLQPVRSMDRQMLLQDRIAELIGSCSPGNQFNDADSSDVRLTLSSKDGLSITLCVHRHILVAHSRFFAAKLSDRWSKQQRTLPHIVEISDCDDVEVYAETLRLMYCKDLRRRLMREDVNKVLGILKVSAAIVFDAGVLSCLEYLEAAPWAEDDDEKVAALLTELRLENSGAGDVLKRVSLELAPSAVVEEAEVGGSCNGGGNAGGGEEVLLRLLQVVLEGKDEKARREMKGLVSKMLRENSTSRGGAIGGDLRKESLYSACNGCLSLLREQFERAAGGHQSEVAQIARPADNLHWMLDILVERQIAEEFLRIWAMQTELAEMHRKVPAIHRYEVSRVTARLFVGVGKGQILVSKEARCQLLSTWLEPFYEDFGWMRRACKGLDRHLIEDGLANTILTLPLPMQQEILLAWFNRFLNSGEDCPNIQRGFEVWWRRAFWKRNAEPEQPPRLRITAICENS comes from the exons ATGGCCGCTTCATCCAGATCCAGGCCGCTCCCCAagccctcctccccctcccacctcgacctcctcgaCCTCGCCTCCTCCTGGTGCTGCACGCCCCACGGTCTTGGCGGCCACgccccttcctcctccgcctcttCCCCCGCCCGCGCCGGCGGCGACCCCATCCCCATGGACCCCCCGCCGCAGCCGCCCGCCAGCTCCTCCTACGCCACTCCGCCCCCCTACCCTCCGTCCTACCCCTCCAGCTACACCAAGTTCAACTCCGCGCTCAACGCAGGGCTCCTCAACCCCATgtccccgccgccgctgccgctcgaCAAGACGCGCTCCAGCCCCACCCTCTTCGACATGATGGCCAACGAGCAGGACTACCACCCCCGCACCGCCGCAGCCATCCATTCCATCCCGGCCCCACCCCAGCCGCACCACCCCCTGCAGCCCGTGCGCTCCATGGACAGGCAGATGCTGCTCCAGGACCGCATCGCTGAGCTCATCGGCAGCTGCAGCCCTGGAAACCAGTTCAACGACGCTGACTCCTCCGACGTTCGCCTCACCCTCAGCTCCAAGGACGGTCTCTCCATCACGCTCTGCGTCCACCGCCACATACTCGTCGCGCACAGCAGGTTCTTCGCCGCCAAGCTGTCCGACCGGTGGTCCAAGCAGCAGCGGACGCTGCCCCACATCGTCGAGATCTCAGACTGCGACGACGTCGAGGTGTACGCCGAGACGCTGCGGCTCATGTACTGCAAAGATCTTCGCCGGAGGCTCATGCGGGAGGATGTCAACAAGGTTCTTGGCATTCTAAAG GTCTCAGCGGCCATCGTGTTCGATGCAGGGGTGCTATCTTGCTTGGAGTATCTGGAGGCAGCCCCGTGGGCggaggatgatgatgagaaAGTGGCGGCATTGTTGACAGAGCTGCGCCTCGAGAACTCAGGGGCCGGGGATGTGCTTAAGAGGGTCTCATTGGAGTTGGCACCTTCGGCAGTGGTTGAAGAGGCAGAAGTGGGAGGGAGTTGCAATGGTGGTGGAAATGCCGGTGGTGGTGAGGAGGTGTTGCTAAGGCTCCTGCAGGTTGTCCTGGAAGGGAAGGACGAAAAGGCGAGGAGGGAGATGAAGGGGCTAGTGTCCAAAATGCTCAGGGAGAACAGCACATCCCGTGGCGGAGCAATTGGTGGCGACCTCCGCAAGGAGTCACTCTATTCAGCATGCAATGGGTGCTTGTCATTGCTGCGTGAGCAATTTGAGAGGGCTGCAGGGGGTCATCAATCAGAGGTGGCACAGATTGCCAGGCCGGCTGACAATCTGCATTGGATGCTCGACATCCTTGTTGAGCGCCAGATTGCCGAGGAGTTTTTGAGGATATGGGCAATGCAGACCGAGTTAGCGGAGATGCATCGTAAAGTGCCAGCAATACACCGGTATGAAGTGAGCCGAGTGACTGCAAGGCTCTTTGTCGGGGTTGGCAAGGGACAGATCTTGGTGTCAAAGGAGGCTCGTTGCCAGCTCTTGAGCACTTGGCTCGAGCCCTTTTATGAGGACTTTGGATGGATGCGGCGAGCATGCAAGGGGCTTGACCGGCATTTGATCGAGGACGGGCTGGCAAACACGATCCTGACATTGCCACTTCCTATGCAGCAGGAGATCCTTCTCGCATGGTTTAATCGGTTCCTCAATTCCGGGGAGGACTGTCCGAACATTCAGAGAGGCTTTGAAGTGTGGTGGCGGCGTGCCTTCTGGAAAAGGAATGCTGAACCAGAGCAACCACCCCGTTTGAGGATCACAGCAATCTGTGAGAACTCTTGA